A section of the Leptospira noumeaensis genome encodes:
- a CDS encoding alpha/beta fold hydrolase, which produces MKKFRKPFATVIFSIFLFVHCASTLHKTGINLERYRSDLESKSVLVDGLDWKYTEKPGSAETLVVVHGFGGDKDHWTRFSRHLPDGIRVIAPDLPGFGESDKPEGLSYTQEAQADRLYHFTESLGLKEFHIAGNSMGGGIAGIFAAKYPEKVKSLILFDNAGVKSPTPSEMQLIDMQGKPSPLLVTSPEDFDRLLAFTFVKPPYLPSFLKSYFANKSFANREWNASILKQIRKEGYFLEGKLTEIKAPTLVIWGKEDKVIHYTVMDVLKKKMKTKLETVLLENMGHAPMIEDPKLSAKLVQDWLNKP; this is translated from the coding sequence ATGAAGAAGTTTAGGAAACCATTTGCGACCGTCATTTTTTCAATTTTTTTATTTGTACATTGTGCATCCACCCTTCACAAAACAGGGATTAACCTGGAGAGATACAGATCGGATTTAGAATCCAAATCTGTTTTAGTTGACGGTCTCGACTGGAAGTATACAGAAAAACCTGGATCCGCAGAGACCTTAGTCGTGGTACACGGCTTTGGTGGAGACAAGGACCATTGGACTCGGTTTTCTAGACACCTTCCGGATGGGATCCGAGTGATTGCTCCAGACCTTCCTGGATTTGGAGAATCGGATAAACCAGAAGGATTAAGCTACACACAAGAAGCCCAAGCCGATAGACTGTATCATTTTACCGAATCACTTGGCCTAAAAGAATTTCATATCGCTGGAAATTCTATGGGTGGTGGGATTGCAGGTATTTTTGCAGCCAAATATCCAGAGAAGGTAAAATCTCTCATCCTATTTGATAATGCAGGTGTCAAAAGCCCCACTCCGAGTGAAATGCAACTCATCGATATGCAAGGCAAACCAAGCCCACTTCTTGTCACAAGCCCCGAAGACTTTGATCGGCTTCTCGCATTTACCTTTGTCAAACCACCCTATCTACCTTCATTCCTAAAATCATACTTTGCTAATAAAAGTTTTGCGAACAGAGAATGGAATGCTTCTATCCTCAAACAAATCCGCAAGGAAGGTTATTTTTTAGAAGGAAAACTGACTGAGATAAAAGCCCCTACACTTGTGATTTGGGGAAAAGAAGACAAGGTCATCCACTATACAGTCATGGATGTTCTAAAAAAGAAAATGAAAACAAAACTAGAAACAGTTTTACTTGAGAATATGGGTCATGCACCCATGATCGAAGATCCAAAATTGTCCGCCAAACTTGTACAAGACTGGTTAAACAAACCGTAA
- the coaE gene encoding dephospho-CoA kinase (Dephospho-CoA kinase (CoaE) performs the final step in coenzyme A biosynthesis.), with protein sequence MTPKHNNKTLIGITGSIGSGKSTVLAMFGELGAETISSDSIARGFTEPNSPILPELVKIFGDSILDENGAPIRAKIAELAFSDKSKLNALNELIHPLVRQTFLQFLNSRKEGSIIAWEVPLLFETDAHTICDFTVTVSVSPEVAWERVQSRGGMDLEDFKKRNLSQMDLEKKKSLSDFVVTNDNQREKLKEQIVIIYQEIKQRKNK encoded by the coding sequence GTGACTCCAAAACATAACAACAAAACTCTGATTGGAATTACCGGATCGATTGGATCTGGAAAATCCACTGTACTTGCTATGTTTGGTGAGTTAGGAGCAGAAACGATCAGTTCCGATTCCATCGCACGCGGATTCACCGAACCAAACAGTCCCATATTGCCGGAACTCGTAAAAATCTTCGGAGATTCCATCCTAGATGAAAACGGCGCTCCCATTCGTGCAAAAATTGCCGAACTTGCATTCTCCGACAAATCAAAGCTAAATGCCTTAAACGAACTGATTCATCCCTTGGTCCGCCAAACCTTTCTTCAATTTCTAAATTCAAGAAAAGAAGGAAGTATCATCGCCTGGGAAGTCCCCCTTCTATTTGAAACAGATGCGCATACCATTTGCGATTTCACTGTGACTGTTTCCGTAAGCCCTGAAGTGGCCTGGGAAAGAGTTCAATCACGCGGCGGGATGGACTTAGAAGATTTTAAAAAACGAAACCTATCCCAAATGGATTTAGAGAAAAAAAAGTCTCTCTCCGATTTTGTCGTAACGAACGATAATCAAAGGGAAAAACTAAAAGAACAAATTGTCATCATCTATCAGGAAATCAAACAAAGGAAAAACAAATGA
- a CDS encoding SPOR domain-containing protein, translated as MKERVFYVINLDKQRIGVLSLFLFALFFSIFFLGVSIGKGKTEENLARAQVLETQQPNTEVTDKSIPAPTGSNGTETTIGQNAASSLTQGTKAKEQTNLSQEIPMADVGNPPYFVETSTAKDEEDEKKQQVVDLTKRAEKRVVSNRTESFKNLAPTSKQTKSAKSNHQVSTSSKPEGKQFTIQLAAFTNRVSAETFLSQLRADNHGKLPAKSFIVVKNGFFVVQMGKSKDKESLSKVLSKTSMPKEIKSKAMVVSYQPLS; from the coding sequence ATGAAAGAACGAGTATTTTACGTAATCAATTTAGACAAACAAAGAATTGGAGTATTATCCCTCTTTCTTTTTGCCCTATTCTTTTCGATTTTCTTTTTAGGAGTTTCCATCGGGAAAGGGAAAACTGAGGAAAACCTAGCCCGTGCTCAAGTTTTGGAAACACAACAGCCAAACACTGAAGTGACCGACAAGTCCATTCCTGCACCAACAGGATCCAATGGAACGGAAACAACCATTGGGCAAAACGCAGCCTCTTCTCTCACGCAAGGAACCAAAGCCAAAGAACAAACCAATCTTTCGCAAGAAATTCCGATGGCAGACGTAGGAAACCCTCCCTACTTTGTAGAAACTTCCACTGCGAAAGATGAAGAAGATGAGAAAAAACAACAAGTTGTGGATTTGACAAAACGCGCTGAAAAACGAGTGGTTTCCAACAGAACAGAAAGTTTCAAAAACTTGGCACCCACTTCAAAACAAACAAAATCGGCGAAATCAAACCATCAAGTATCCACAAGTTCCAAACCAGAAGGAAAACAATTTACGATTCAGCTTGCAGCTTTCACAAACAGAGTTTCTGCTGAAACATTTTTATCCCAACTGAGAGCAGATAACCATGGTAAGTTGCCAGCAAAATCTTTTATCGTTGTGAAAAACGGATTTTTTGTAGTCCAAATGGGAAAATCCAAAGACAAGGAAAGTCTTTCCAAAGTTCTTTCGAAAACTTCCATGCCTAAAGAAATTAAATCCAAAGCCATGGTCGTAAGTTACCAACCGCTATCTTAA
- a CDS encoding DUF2452 domain-containing protein has protein sequence METEGTPHHSLTYGTSRLAPSISLVDRAKEIELAEESVQLHLHGKLEVIANQIRRLKEEAELILKRAEKDIELHKARCQFEKKTGQTIHLYEKENGSYFSLLSPKDWGNFPPHLYKGSYIMNPDRSFTEVLLDALD, from the coding sequence ATGGAAACCGAAGGAACTCCCCATCATAGCCTTACTTATGGGACAAGTAGACTTGCACCCAGTATCAGTTTGGTCGACCGTGCCAAAGAAATTGAACTAGCAGAAGAATCTGTCCAACTGCATTTGCATGGGAAACTAGAAGTCATTGCAAACCAAATCCGTCGATTGAAAGAAGAAGCAGAACTAATTCTAAAACGAGCCGAAAAAGACATCGAACTACACAAGGCACGTTGCCAGTTTGAAAAAAAAACTGGCCAAACCATTCATTTATACGAAAAAGAAAATGGTTCTTATTTTTCCCTTCTCTCTCCAAAAGACTGGGGTAACTTTCCTCCCCACCTTTACAAAGGTTCTTATATCATGAATCCAGACCGAAGTTTCACAGAAGTTCTTTTGGATGCCTTGGATTAA
- a CDS encoding VanW family protein gives MKLKIKTLQRWFASILKGDYFLFGLKPVKQDIHWCEETRLTLPILPSPLKEGKLRNLQIAIENINERVLYPGRIFSFWNEIGNPTIGKGYTEGRVIRGGQVSSEVAGGLCQLSGIIYYLSLELGLKILERFPHSRDLYNDETRFTPLGTDASVVYPTKDLRIKNTYPFPLLFSLDLKSTELTFRIKSPSPIKRNKLHFKQTTKNGFSNVQVFLESEENGKRVLCSSDDYRL, from the coding sequence TTGAAACTAAAAATAAAAACCTTACAAAGATGGTTTGCTAGCATCTTAAAAGGAGATTATTTTCTTTTTGGATTAAAACCAGTAAAACAAGACATTCATTGGTGCGAAGAAACAAGGCTCACTCTTCCCATTTTACCCTCTCCCTTAAAGGAAGGAAAACTTCGGAACCTTCAGATTGCCATTGAAAATATCAACGAACGTGTATTATATCCAGGTAGAATCTTTTCATTTTGGAATGAAATAGGAAACCCAACAATAGGTAAAGGTTATACGGAAGGCCGTGTGATTCGAGGTGGGCAGGTAAGTTCTGAAGTAGCTGGTGGTCTTTGCCAATTGTCAGGGATCATCTATTATCTTTCTTTAGAACTTGGATTAAAAATTTTAGAACGTTTCCCCCACTCCCGTGATTTGTATAACGATGAAACTAGATTTACCCCACTGGGAACTGATGCCTCTGTGGTTTACCCGACAAAGGATTTACGAATCAAAAATACCTATCCCTTTCCTTTACTTTTTTCCTTGGATTTAAAATCGACTGAACTTACTTTTCGCATCAAAAGCCCAAGTCCCATCAAACGAAACAAATTACATTTCAAACAAACTACCAAAAATGGATTTTCGAATGTGCAGGTCTTCTTAGAGTCGGAGGAAAATGGCAAACGTGTCCTCTGTTCTTCTGATGATTACCGATTATAA
- a CDS encoding SH3 domain-containing protein, translating to MKKLFLIFLTSLVLFQCKKTPTIEVGQNVFISATVLNARKTPTLDGEKVGKLKLGDLVKVLERSEKDVEIDGISAYWYRVQSQTITGWVFGGYLSISKVESRDALIAAVQGNFVFCTIPDRLDCSHTIEFDGESFVYREFNQYSGISEKLEGVFDVYSDHLVLDTKSRLVRPSIFIQYPQTEEERTAYNNAYFGYSDSDEHLVSLSTYPVAGKLDLYFYVCSDKLLLLKEKKELDSACKTEYAFTKSSYSSP from the coding sequence ATGAAGAAATTGTTCCTGATTTTTTTAACTTCCTTGGTTTTGTTTCAATGTAAAAAAACACCTACAATCGAAGTCGGTCAAAATGTATTTATTTCTGCTACAGTTCTCAATGCTCGGAAAACTCCCACACTCGACGGAGAAAAGGTGGGGAAATTAAAACTAGGAGATTTGGTTAAGGTTTTGGAGCGTTCGGAAAAAGATGTGGAAATTGATGGGATCTCTGCTTATTGGTACCGTGTGCAATCACAAACAATCACTGGTTGGGTGTTTGGTGGGTATCTTTCCATTTCCAAAGTGGAATCTCGCGATGCGTTGATTGCCGCCGTTCAAGGAAATTTTGTTTTTTGTACAATTCCAGACCGATTGGATTGTTCTCATACAATTGAGTTTGATGGTGAAAGTTTTGTTTACCGCGAGTTCAATCAATACTCTGGGATCAGTGAAAAACTAGAGGGAGTGTTTGATGTGTATTCCGACCATTTGGTTTTGGATACAAAATCGAGGCTGGTTCGGCCTTCTATATTTATCCAATACCCGCAAACGGAAGAGGAAAGAACAGCTTACAACAATGCGTATTTTGGATATTCTGATTCTGATGAACATTTGGTTTCTCTTAGCACATATCCAGTTGCGGGAAAACTGGATTTGTATTTTTATGTATGTAGCGACAAACTTTTGTTATTAAAAGAGAAAAAAGAATTAGATTCTGCATGTAAAACAGAATATGCTTTTACTAAATCTTCTTATTCTTCTCCTTAA
- a CDS encoding YidB family protein translates to MSFFESLKAVAAQAVELVQNNPQVVSGIQKIIEDNGGVSGIVQKFKDKGFTEAASSWVGTGDNVNIGAADVMKVLGSDSVKELAGKVGLDSEATANLIGNLLPMVIDKLSPDGKEPSGDLTSQLSSLASLFTK, encoded by the coding sequence ATGAGTTTTTTTGAAAGTTTGAAAGCCGTCGCAGCTCAGGCAGTGGAGCTAGTACAAAACAATCCGCAAGTTGTTTCTGGGATTCAAAAGATCATCGAAGACAATGGTGGAGTATCCGGAATTGTACAAAAATTTAAAGACAAGGGATTTACAGAAGCTGCGTCATCTTGGGTGGGAACCGGAGACAATGTGAATATTGGTGCCGCCGATGTCATGAAGGTTTTAGGAAGTGATTCGGTAAAGGAACTTGCTGGGAAAGTCGGATTAGATTCCGAAGCTACGGCAAACCTCATTGGAAATTTATTGCCAATGGTGATAGATAAACTCTCTCCTGATGGAAAAGAGCCAAGTGGAGACCTTACTTCTCAACTTTCATCTTTAGCTTCTTTATTTACAAAATAG
- a CDS encoding FG-GAP-like repeat-containing protein: MAFKTFAHILNKRLLTLGLSFFLLNCWANPLTHPPIECLMKLPNFLCPDNDRLKKWSPYLYLALLPESTVTISNLTNHSIVETGFVVGTVPPGQAYVNVGIDDAPPTQVPVVNGTWRYALPAKAVSGTFWTYGSLHTIYAHIPYERPNTIQVRKGTNHDTDGDGYPDLIVSATPVNSIQGYGYVYKTNPWIKQLETNPVTSLTDGTTGTYFGCRIGSGDFNGDGYADVLVGAQAYNGATGRVYVFLSKGQSGIPSQNLNAGGFADAILDGVIGSGRFGTNIIGADINNDGYDDGVFASPWLNELFILYSQGPNAILSQNTNTANFVFKNPATVPNPDDNFGSLAYAGDLNGDGFLDLVVSAAIYSSNRGRIYIFISNQGSLPTTPQQYLVAPTEPSPGCAAGTGCQFGTSFVLDYFNSDNCIDLAVGGPTFNTNQGIVFVYHSTCDSTNPYPNPPVATLIGPPTTSCNGTNCSFGGNLTSGDTNGDGLPDLLIGAAGASSGIGDVYLVLNDPTTGFPNLNLSAAGSANSLFSGSLTNSGFSQGLQFQDTNADGLQDIVISEPATTNRVYTFHSVRGGVPASQNLNGTGVTNQTLAPPAGTSLGNTIAELRIKAEGYLWALVAKAKIYLGWI, encoded by the coding sequence ATGGCATTTAAAACATTCGCCCATATTCTGAACAAACGACTACTAACACTAGGACTTTCCTTTTTTCTGCTGAATTGTTGGGCAAACCCTCTCACACACCCACCCATCGAATGTTTGATGAAATTACCCAATTTCCTCTGCCCTGACAATGACAGACTCAAAAAATGGTCACCTTATCTCTATTTGGCCTTACTGCCAGAATCAACAGTCACCATTTCCAACCTAACCAACCATTCAATTGTCGAAACCGGATTTGTTGTGGGAACGGTTCCTCCGGGACAGGCGTATGTAAATGTTGGCATTGATGATGCTCCTCCGACCCAAGTGCCAGTGGTCAATGGAACCTGGAGATATGCGCTTCCTGCAAAAGCGGTTAGCGGTACTTTTTGGACATACGGTAGCCTTCATACCATCTATGCTCACATTCCTTACGAAAGACCCAATACCATCCAAGTGCGTAAAGGAACGAATCATGATACGGATGGAGATGGGTATCCCGATTTGATTGTATCGGCGACACCTGTCAATAGTATCCAAGGATATGGATATGTGTATAAAACAAATCCTTGGATCAAACAACTAGAAACGAATCCCGTTACATCACTAACAGATGGAACCACAGGAACGTATTTTGGATGCCGTATAGGATCAGGTGATTTTAACGGAGATGGATATGCAGATGTTTTAGTTGGTGCACAAGCGTATAATGGTGCGACAGGAAGAGTATATGTATTTTTGAGTAAAGGCCAATCGGGTATCCCATCTCAAAATCTAAATGCCGGTGGATTTGCAGATGCGATTCTCGATGGAGTGATAGGTTCAGGTAGATTTGGAACAAATATCATTGGAGCTGATATCAATAACGACGGTTATGATGATGGGGTATTCGCCTCGCCCTGGCTGAATGAATTATTTATTTTATATAGCCAAGGACCAAACGCAATATTGTCGCAAAACACAAATACAGCGAATTTTGTTTTTAAAAATCCTGCGACTGTTCCTAATCCAGATGATAATTTTGGATCTCTTGCATATGCAGGAGACTTGAACGGAGATGGATTTTTAGACCTTGTTGTCAGTGCAGCAATATACTCCTCAAATAGGGGAAGGATTTATATTTTTATTTCCAATCAAGGATCATTGCCAACAACTCCTCAGCAATATCTCGTTGCTCCAACCGAACCTTCGCCGGGTTGTGCTGCTGGAACCGGCTGCCAATTTGGAACTAGTTTTGTATTGGATTATTTCAATTCTGACAATTGCATTGATCTTGCTGTAGGGGGCCCCACCTTCAATACAAATCAAGGTATAGTATTTGTATACCACTCCACCTGTGATTCAACAAACCCGTATCCGAATCCACCAGTAGCAACACTCATTGGCCCACCTACAACAAGTTGTAACGGTACTAATTGTTCCTTCGGAGGAAACCTAACCTCTGGCGATACAAATGGCGATGGATTGCCAGATCTTTTAATTGGAGCCGCAGGCGCAAGTTCCGGAATCGGTGACGTTTACTTAGTGTTAAATGATCCAACTACTGGATTTCCCAACTTGAATTTAAGTGCTGCTGGATCTGCCAATAGCCTCTTTTCTGGTTCACTTACAAATAGTGGTTTCTCTCAAGGACTTCAGTTCCAAGACACCAATGCGGATGGTCTCCAAGACATCGTCATCTCGGAACCTGCAACCACCAATCGAGTGTATACATTTCATAGTGTGCGTGGCGGAGTACCAGCAAGCCAAAACTTAAATGGAACTGGTGTTACGAACCAAACCCTTGCTCCACCAGCCGGAACTTCCTTGGGGAATACGATTGCTGAATTGAGAATCAAGGCAGAAGGATATCTGTGGGCTTTGGTGGCGAAGGCGAAGATATATTTGGGGTGGATATAA
- a CDS encoding VOC family protein, whose translation MKKFLIIMVVLFLEMGLTSCKDESKSGAVTEKVGDTEMKNTISIVEIPVSNLDRAVLFYGTILNVSIEKMTMEDTELGVIPSNPDSVNVVLVKGKDYIPTKNGIVVYLNQGEDLQPALDKVEKMGGKVVLPKTLISPEMGYYAYIIDTEGNKIGFHSAK comes from the coding sequence ATGAAAAAGTTCTTAATCATCATGGTAGTGTTATTTTTGGAAATGGGATTGACTTCCTGTAAAGATGAAAGTAAGTCCGGCGCAGTGACTGAGAAAGTTGGAGATACCGAAATGAAAAATACAATTTCGATTGTGGAGATTCCTGTTTCCAATTTAGATAGAGCGGTTCTCTTTTATGGAACTATCTTAAATGTTTCTATAGAAAAAATGACTATGGAAGATACTGAACTTGGTGTGATCCCTTCCAATCCAGATTCTGTGAATGTGGTTTTGGTTAAAGGAAAGGATTATATTCCGACAAAGAACGGGATTGTTGTCTATCTCAATCAGGGAGAAGATTTGCAACCAGCTTTAGACAAAGTGGAAAAGATGGGAGGGAAGGTTGTTCTCCCGAAAACTTTGATCAGTCCTGAAATGGGCTATTATGCTTACATCATTGATACGGAAGGAAATAAGATCGGTTTCCATTCAGCAAAGTAA
- a CDS encoding AraC family transcriptional regulator — translation MIYETFSPSPDLSSLIKCFWTLSIQDSSDYPKQRIVPDGCMELAFNLGDPIQRFTNENESVIQPWACLIGQITEPFYIKPTGSVNTFAVRFYPYGIANFFDKPMESYANRETPPSQLFGFEGAIELEEKIHKAKDTATRIRIIEDFFRSKLQEQMIFDRILKNTIDSLLHSKGNESIDSILGDEVLSRRQLERKFKKQIGLSPKKLEKIIRMQAALKMLINRESEKLTEIAYESNYYDQSHFIKDFKEFTGLSPKEFNHDDEMLLSKLFYKKD, via the coding sequence TTGATTTACGAAACATTTTCTCCATCACCTGATTTGAGTTCTCTAATCAAATGTTTTTGGACATTGTCAATTCAAGATTCTTCTGATTACCCCAAACAAAGAATTGTCCCAGATGGTTGTATGGAATTGGCATTTAATTTGGGAGATCCTATCCAACGTTTTACGAATGAAAATGAATCTGTGATTCAACCTTGGGCTTGTTTGATAGGGCAGATCACGGAACCTTTTTATATAAAACCCACGGGATCAGTAAATACCTTTGCGGTTAGATTTTATCCTTATGGAATTGCTAATTTTTTTGATAAACCAATGGAGAGTTATGCGAACCGCGAAACACCTCCTTCTCAATTGTTTGGGTTTGAAGGGGCAATTGAACTAGAAGAAAAAATTCACAAGGCCAAAGATACTGCAACTCGCATTCGGATCATAGAAGATTTTTTTAGATCAAAACTCCAAGAGCAAATGATCTTTGATCGAATTTTAAAAAATACCATCGATAGTCTATTACATTCAAAGGGAAATGAGTCTATTGATTCTATTTTGGGTGATGAAGTTTTAAGCAGACGACAACTAGAAAGAAAATTCAAAAAACAAATTGGGCTTAGTCCCAAAAAATTGGAAAAAATTATAAGGATGCAAGCTGCATTAAAAATGCTAATCAACCGAGAATCCGAAAAATTAACGGAAATTGCATATGAAAGTAATTATTATGATCAATCCCATTTTATTAAGGATTTTAAGGAATTTACAGGTTTAAGTCCAAAAGAGTTTAATCACGATGATGAAATGTTACTTTCAAAATTATTCTACAAAAAAGATTGA
- a CDS encoding cyclic nucleotide-binding domain-containing protein produces MNILEFMQNISTQVYLRGDVIFREGDPHDGSMYCIMSGMFAVTKRLPDGTQEVIKGLGPGEFFGELSLLTRRPRAMTISVVSANARVGILRDDQFEKLARINTHFLFQLTKSTVEKLHRAEARLTELDKMLEEFKKEEEK; encoded by the coding sequence ATGAACATTTTGGAATTTATGCAAAATATCTCTACGCAAGTTTATTTGCGAGGGGATGTGATCTTTCGCGAAGGGGATCCTCATGATGGCAGTATGTATTGTATCATGAGTGGAATGTTTGCTGTCACCAAACGACTGCCAGATGGAACCCAGGAAGTCATCAAAGGCCTTGGCCCTGGTGAATTTTTCGGCGAACTATCACTTCTCACAAGGAGGCCTCGGGCCATGACCATCAGTGTGGTTTCGGCAAATGCACGTGTGGGAATCTTACGAGATGACCAATTTGAAAAATTAGCTCGTATCAATACGCATTTTTTATTCCAACTCACCAAAAGTACGGTAGAAAAACTCCATAGAGCAGAAGCAAGGCTCACTGAACTCGATAAAATGTTAGAAGAATTCAAAAAGGAGGAGGAAAAATGA
- a CDS encoding Crp/Fnr family transcriptional regulator — MNVEHLRKYITEVRIDHFSPGTKVFSEGEDSNGKMFFVFAGNLQVFKRKANGEDQYIRDIKPGEFFGEMALVYPSPRAATIVAAAEDTKVGVITKEIFFAMGKESPGFLSVILHSIISRLTAVEDGISERQKELHIMINGMPSLQEGSISTESVTVTEENTQDSGVPKKED; from the coding sequence ATGAACGTAGAACATTTGAGAAAGTACATCACCGAAGTGCGCATCGACCATTTTTCTCCGGGGACCAAAGTGTTTTCAGAAGGAGAAGACAGTAACGGAAAGATGTTCTTTGTATTCGCAGGAAACCTCCAAGTTTTCAAACGAAAGGCAAATGGAGAAGACCAGTATATTCGAGATATCAAACCTGGTGAATTTTTTGGAGAGATGGCTCTCGTTTATCCTTCGCCTAGGGCTGCTACGATTGTTGCCGCTGCCGAAGATACAAAAGTCGGAGTCATCACAAAAGAAATCTTTTTTGCCATGGGAAAAGAAAGTCCCGGTTTTCTTTCCGTTATCCTCCATAGTATCATAAGCCGCCTAACAGCTGTCGAAGATGGAATTTCAGAGAGACAGAAGGAATTACATATTATGATCAACGGAATGCCTTCTTTACAAGAAGGTTCAATTTCCACAGAATCTGTCACAGTAACTGAGGAGAATACACAAGATTCAGGGGTTCCCAAGAAAGAAGACTGA
- a CDS encoding PilZ domain-containing protein, translated as MTLRFFNYPIPVLLVTVVFFAVPFLNFFAIAALYDLDLEHFSMIFSRIQPWQYVFSGLSAIIAYGLIAKKKFGYYLFLCFSFLSLTYNAWMVLSVTLGKKFFLAGIRIHTSDVIWNMAVTTVLLGIVFYFLRREIAAPYLSGKRRGWRTKYRETHPIPFHWANSDGEREGDGQTINISRNGILIPLPAHHFLKVGDPINLLLKLEKESRDPVSISVHAKIVRIDEEDDGSEIAGVQLLFQINQKEEKQIYEAFLARVFAPRYPVSNPVNFSGKNNQICQGTLLNVSMEGLYIETSSVLGQDQICNVKIQTRSGEISVGGVVRWSNPQGKYGKPSGFGIQIDTIENKNLFRIWIWKQRFKLFHGR; from the coding sequence GTGACTTTGCGGTTCTTCAACTACCCCATTCCCGTTCTATTGGTTACGGTCGTTTTTTTCGCCGTACCCTTTCTCAATTTTTTTGCCATTGCGGCACTTTACGATTTGGATCTAGAACATTTTAGTATGATTTTCTCTAGGATCCAACCGTGGCAATATGTGTTTTCCGGTCTTAGTGCCATCATTGCCTATGGCCTCATTGCTAAAAAGAAATTTGGATACTACCTCTTCCTTTGTTTCAGTTTTCTTTCTCTCACTTACAATGCTTGGATGGTTTTGTCAGTCACACTTGGTAAGAAGTTTTTCCTAGCAGGCATTCGCATTCATACCTCCGATGTGATTTGGAATATGGCAGTCACAACTGTCCTACTTGGAATTGTATTTTATTTCTTACGTAGAGAAATCGCTGCTCCCTACCTAAGTGGAAAACGCCGAGGTTGGAGAACCAAATACCGAGAGACACACCCCATCCCTTTTCACTGGGCCAATTCTGACGGGGAACGCGAAGGTGACGGACAAACCATCAATATTTCCCGAAATGGAATCTTGATACCACTACCAGCGCATCATTTCCTAAAAGTAGGAGACCCAATCAACCTCCTCCTAAAATTAGAAAAGGAAAGTAGAGACCCTGTATCCATTTCAGTTCATGCAAAGATCGTACGCATTGACGAAGAAGATGACGGATCAGAAATTGCGGGTGTCCAACTTCTCTTTCAAATCAATCAAAAAGAAGAAAAACAAATCTACGAAGCATTCCTTGCTCGTGTTTTTGCTCCAAGATACCCGGTTTCTAACCCCGTCAATTTTTCAGGAAAAAACAATCAAATTTGCCAAGGAACCTTACTCAATGTATCCATGGAAGGATTGTACATAGAAACAAGTTCCGTTTTAGGACAAGACCAAATCTGTAATGTCAAAATCCAAACGAGATCGGGAGAAATTTCTGTAGGTGGGGTTGTTCGCTGGTCAAACCCACAAGGGAAATATGGAAAACCAAGTGGATTCGGAATTCAAATTGATACGATAGAAAACAAAAATCTATTTCGCATCTGGATCTGGAAACAACGTTTTAAATTATTCCACGGTCGGTAG